One segment of Arcobacter sp. LA11 DNA contains the following:
- a CDS encoding PAS domain-containing protein, protein MNSKKYKKVYNLEYIEKIFKIIPLSFIVILSLFSIIITYIILESKQNRDLDLLNQKEILHNQFDKKEKLINFSTLIDKRVSEELLGLSKILEEHTYKIIGSLKSNFFNMPLDKTIEFLQSYEESNDINIVLFQKENLDIFYGHDRIEFLSNLIFGKYEKEYRNIVLKYIYSQGRYNLQEWKNDLTGALRLSFFDIINIDGKTYYVGTFSQIENIRFITKNLIIEEIELLNRTNDYSIWFYDLLSKMTYNFKNQNLYDNVNVLLSNVKTSKKYEILEYFDANEEIAFTFDNHSLYNSKYKFVISIDYDENIKFNTKDIVNKYNTLFLTIVTYIILISTILILFSLFFSNFTKNVLNRYNKKLQIRTNTLKHWKNRFELAIIASNDGLWDIDFDNNKIYFSNKWLEIAGYDKGEIESFSDWFGLIHKDDKDKVEQIFEEIFANKKEDFFCEYRLKTKNDGFKWILARGRLFVDKKTSKKRMLMMSMDIDKNKRMKKELLDVELLVEDGKIVIFKLLNNENLEVKYISNSIKNYGFTKQDFENGDMNFLDLIHKEDIDIVKVAMNAAINKDLSDFTFVCRALNLANEIRWISCRTLILKDHSGNIVNFYGYINDITKIKVSEEELKLKVEEELSKNRQKDRLLIQQSKLAAMGEMLGNIAHQWRQPLNNVSLFLQFLKDNYKNENANLNMLNKYFDKSFTQIEYMSQTIDDFRNFYRPSKSMSEFTIGHAIASTLEIIRAQLNSDNIRLSTNIKDMKILNYENELKQSLLNILNNAQDAINLRKETEEFESYIEINTFKENGKLNINISNNGGQIDDDIISRIFEPYFTTKFETQGTGIGLYMTKSIIETNMKGHIEVENIENGVCFKISLPLEM, encoded by the coding sequence ATGAATTCAAAAAAATATAAAAAAGTTTATAACTTAGAATACATAGAGAAGATATTTAAAATAATACCTCTTTCTTTTATAGTAATACTCTCTCTTTTTTCAATAATCATCACATATATTATTTTAGAATCAAAACAAAATAGAGATTTAGATCTTTTAAATCAAAAAGAGATATTACATAATCAGTTTGATAAAAAAGAAAAACTAATAAACTTTTCTACTTTAATTGATAAAAGAGTAAGTGAAGAGTTACTTGGTTTAAGTAAAATACTTGAAGAACATACTTATAAGATTATAGGTAGTTTAAAATCAAATTTTTTTAATATGCCTTTAGATAAAACAATAGAGTTTCTTCAAAGTTATGAAGAATCAAATGATATAAATATTGTGCTTTTCCAAAAAGAAAATTTAGATATCTTTTATGGGCATGATAGAATAGAGTTTTTATCAAATCTCATATTTGGGAAGTATGAAAAAGAATATAGAAACATAGTATTAAAATATATATATTCTCAAGGAAGATACAATCTTCAAGAGTGGAAAAATGATTTAACAGGAGCTTTGAGGTTAAGTTTCTTTGATATTATAAATATAGATGGAAAAACTTATTATGTAGGAACATTTTCTCAAATAGAAAATATTAGATTTATTACGAAAAATCTTATTATTGAAGAGATAGAATTACTAAATAGAACAAATGATTATAGTATTTGGTTTTATGATTTACTTTCTAAAATGACTTATAATTTTAAAAATCAAAACTTATATGATAATGTAAATGTATTACTTTCAAATGTAAAAACAAGTAAAAAATATGAAATATTAGAATATTTTGATGCAAATGAAGAAATAGCTTTTACTTTTGATAATCATAGTTTATATAATTCAAAGTATAAGTTTGTGATATCAATAGATTATGATGAAAATATTAAGTTTAATACAAAAGATATTGTAAATAAATACAACACGCTATTTTTGACAATTGTCACTTATATTATATTAATAAGTACAATTCTAATACTTTTCTCTCTATTTTTCTCAAATTTCACAAAAAATGTTTTAAATAGATATAACAAGAAACTTCAAATTAGGACAAATACTTTAAAACACTGGAAAAATAGATTTGAACTTGCAATTATTGCCTCAAATGATGGACTTTGGGATATTGATTTTGACAATAATAAAATCTACTTTTCAAATAAGTGGCTTGAAATAGCTGGATATGACAAGGGTGAGATTGAAAGTTTTTCTGATTGGTTTGGCCTTATTCATAAAGATGATAAAGATAAAGTAGAGCAAATTTTTGAAGAGATATTTGCAAATAAAAAAGAGGACTTTTTTTGTGAATATAGACTTAAAACTAAAAACGATGGTTTTAAATGGATTCTTGCTCGAGGTAGATTATTTGTAGATAAAAAAACTAGTAAAAAAAGAATGCTTATGATGTCAATGGATATTGACAAAAATAAGAGAATGAAAAAAGAACTTTTAGATGTTGAATTACTTGTTGAAGATGGAAAAATAGTTATATTTAAACTTCTAAACAATGAAAACTTAGAAGTAAAATATATTTCAAATTCAATAAAAAATTATGGTTTTACAAAGCAAGATTTTGAAAATGGCGATATGAATTTTCTAGACTTAATACATAAAGAGGATATAGACATAGTAAAAGTAGCAATGAATGCAGCTATAAATAAAGATTTGAGTGATTTTACTTTTGTATGTAGAGCTTTAAACTTAGCAAATGAAATTAGATGGATTTCATGTAGAACATTGATTTTAAAAGATCACTCTGGAAATATAGTAAATTTTTATGGATATATAAATGATATTACAAAAATCAAAGTTAGTGAAGAGGAATTAAAATTAAAAGTTGAAGAAGAACTAAGTAAAAATAGACAAAAAGATAGATTATTAATACAACAAAGTAAACTTGCCGCTATGGGAGAAATGTTAGGAAATATAGCCCATCAATGGCGACAACCTTTAAATAATGTATCTTTATTTTTACAGTTTTTAAAAGACAATTATAAAAATGAAAATGCAAATTTAAATATGCTAAATAAGTATTTTGATAAGTCTTTTACTCAAATAGAATACATGTCTCAAACAATTGATGATTTTAGAAATTTTTATAGACCTTCGAAGTCTATGAGTGAATTTACAATTGGTCATGCTATTGCTTCAACTTTAGAAATCATTAGAGCACAATTAAATAGTGATAATATAAGGTTATCTACGAATATAAAAGACATGAAGATTTTAAATTATGAAAATGAATTAAAACAGTCTTTATTAAATATTCTTAATAATGCTCAAGATGCAATAAATCTAAGAAAAGAGACTGAAGAGTTTGAATCATATATAGAAATTAATACTTTTAAAGAAAATGGAAAATTAAATATAAATATTTCTAACAATGGTGGACAAATAGATGATGATATTATTTCACGAATTTTTGAACCATATTTTACAACAAAATTTGAAACGCAAGGTACAGGAATAGGTCTTTATATGACTAAATCAATTATTGAAACAAATATGAAAGGTCATATTGAAGTTGAAAATATTGAAAATGGAGTTTGTTTTAAAATTTCTTTACCTTTAGAGATGTAG
- a CDS encoding TAXI family TRAP transporter solute-binding subunit: protein MKLDLLKKLAISSVLAASLITVASAKKAEQKYVIATASTGGTYYPVGVGIATIASLKLAKKEKLTFSAITSAGSGENVDMLEKGEVDFAILQGLFGSMAWQGKAKYEGQPKKNLRSVSMLWQNVEQFTIKSDFAKTGNIMDLRNLYGERFSIGGRSSGSRVSAETIMGSLGVDFNKMNVQYLGYTPSSTALQDGKVQGMNTPSGPPTSAVTNAFASIGNDKIRVLDFDANNLKAINDNYPVWTPFTIKSGTYPGQTKDINTIAQPNLLVVTKDTPEQTVYLLTKTIYENLPFLNTVHKATKAMALEKAIAGLPMPLHPGAAKFYKEKGINIPSSLMAK, encoded by the coding sequence ATGAAATTAGATTTACTTAAAAAGCTTGCTATTTCTTCTGTATTAGCAGCATCATTAATTACTGTTGCTAGTGCAAAAAAAGCTGAGCAAAAATATGTTATTGCAACTGCAAGTACAGGTGGAACTTATTATCCAGTTGGAGTAGGGATTGCAACAATTGCATCTTTAAAATTAGCTAAAAAAGAAAAACTTACTTTCTCAGCAATTACATCAGCAGGTTCGGGTGAAAATGTTGATATGTTAGAAAAAGGTGAAGTTGACTTTGCAATTTTACAAGGTCTTTTTGGTTCAATGGCATGGCAAGGAAAAGCTAAGTATGAAGGTCAACCAAAGAAAAACTTAAGATCAGTATCTATGTTATGGCAAAATGTTGAGCAATTTACTATTAAATCGGATTTTGCAAAAACAGGTAATATTATGGATTTAAGAAATCTTTATGGTGAAAGATTTTCAATTGGTGGAAGAAGTTCAGGTTCTAGAGTATCTGCTGAAACTATCATGGGTTCATTAGGTGTTGATTTTAATAAAATGAATGTACAATATTTAGGATATACTCCAAGTTCAACAGCACTTCAAGATGGAAAAGTTCAAGGTATGAATACACCGTCAGGACCTCCTACATCAGCTGTTACAAATGCATTTGCTTCAATTGGTAATGATAAAATTAGAGTACTTGATTTTGATGCAAATAATTTAAAAGCAATTAATGATAACTATCCTGTATGGACTCCATTTACTATTAAATCTGGAACATATCCAGGTCAAACAAAAGATATTAATACAATTGCACAACCAAACTTATTAGTTGTAACAAAAGATACTCCAGAGCAAACTGTTTATTTATTAACTAAAACTATTTATGAAAATCTACCTTTCTTAAATACTGTTCATAAAGCAACAAAAGCTATGGCTTTAGAAAAAGCAATTGCTGGTTTACCAATGCCTTTACACCCAGGTGCA
- a CDS encoding response regulator transcription factor has protein sequence MSRITRVLLVEDEEDAREILGFYLDTIFDEVEVAANGQEGFDKFLEDSKKNKYFDVIVTDIKMPDKDGLTMLEEIASIHEEQKFIIVSAFKDEEYLFRSINLNVISYFVKPLVVENIMQILKKVKNSILESAPLEKKLDEKPIKINSTYTYDISKKLLYDGKDIVSLSKKETLLVHAMISKKGEINTNEILKKEVWQDTNTSDATLRTVIKRVKDKISKNDFIVSKKGLGYIVE, from the coding sequence ATGAGTAGAATCACAAGAGTTTTATTAGTAGAAGATGAAGAAGATGCAAGGGAGATACTTGGTTTTTATCTTGATACTATTTTTGATGAAGTTGAAGTAGCAGCTAATGGACAAGAAGGTTTTGATAAGTTTTTAGAAGATTCAAAAAAAAATAAATATTTTGATGTAATTGTTACAGATATAAAAATGCCAGATAAAGATGGGCTTACAATGCTTGAAGAAATAGCTTCAATACATGAAGAACAAAAGTTTATAATAGTATCAGCTTTTAAAGATGAAGAATATCTTTTCAGGTCAATAAATTTAAATGTAATAAGTTATTTTGTAAAACCACTTGTTGTGGAAAATATTATGCAGATACTAAAAAAAGTTAAAAATTCAATATTAGAATCAGCTCCTTTAGAAAAAAAACTTGATGAGAAACCAATAAAGATTAATTCTACATATACATATGATATAAGTAAAAAGCTTTTATATGATGGAAAAGATATTGTTAGCCTATCAAAAAAAGAAACACTACTTGTTCATGCAATGATTTCAAAAAAAGGTGAAATAAATACTAACGAGATTCTAAAAAAAGAAGTATGGCAAGATACAAATACTTCAGATGCAACGCTACGTACAGTTATTAAAAGAGTAAAAGATAAAATATCTAAAAATGACTTTATTGTTTCAAAAAAAGGACTTGGGTATATTGTAGAATAA
- a CDS encoding ABC transporter substrate-binding protein → MLKSTQVQKNKNIFQNIFTIYSLILILVVNCSADLNNNIENKTEIKYGYPNQSIFIATVNGKEQPITPMLSVAKELFERANLSWNSTAYPAKRLFRNLKNGETDFSILVRASSLLESCIFSKKPVYSTDLNIYYIGDKPPVITKEDLIGKSIVTIRGYSYGKLRKFIEDPKNNITNEVTNTHNSAFRMLELGRVDYLLDYESAAKDIISKNSISKIQSNTINQLNVFLVLSKYYPNADELMKRLESIVESININEIISKTSNN, encoded by the coding sequence ATGTTAAAAAGTACTCAAGTTCAAAAAAACAAAAACATTTTCCAGAATATATTTACTATTTATTCTCTTATATTGATTTTAGTGGTAAATTGTTCTGCGGACCTTAACAACAATATTGAAAATAAAACTGAAATAAAATATGGTTATCCAAACCAGTCAATATTTATTGCAACAGTTAATGGTAAAGAACAACCAATAACTCCTATGTTGTCTGTTGCTAAAGAGCTATTTGAACGAGCAAACTTATCATGGAATTCTACAGCATATCCTGCTAAACGTCTATTTCGTAATTTAAAAAATGGTGAAACAGATTTTTCAATTTTAGTTCGGGCATCATCTTTACTTGAAAGTTGTATTTTTAGTAAAAAGCCAGTGTATAGTACAGATTTGAATATATATTATATTGGTGATAAGCCACCTGTTATTACTAAAGAGGATTTAATTGGAAAGAGTATTGTAACAATAAGAGGTTATAGTTATGGAAAACTACGAAAGTTTATTGAAGACCCAAAAAACAATATCACCAATGAAGTTACAAATACACACAACAGTGCTTTTCGTATGCTAGAGTTGGGCAGAGTAGACTATTTATTAGATTATGAATCTGCTGCAAAGGATATAATATCAAAAAATTCTATTTCTAAAATACAATCAAATACAATAAATCAGCTCAATGTTTTTCTTGTTCTTTCTAAATATTATCCAAATGCTGATGAATTAATGAAGAGACTTGAATCAATTGTAGAATCTATAAATATCAATGAAATTATAAGTAAAACTAGCAATAATTAG
- a CDS encoding ATP-binding protein has translation MQNKISYKLIFLIFLISLVVTSISVYIQIKKQYENQLNSFEKSLNSIEKNQVPILSQSLWNIDDLAVNIFLKNLVNNEKVIYAEIIENDEKTISVGKIKKINIIKKEFEIEKVIDSKIHKIGELIVIADLAPMYKELKSNVISIIFTEIIKMLLISLSIIFFMKKLLTNPLEKMALYANQLSLENLHKPLKINNTTKAKFNELNILTESINTMRVNLIKQINQSEEKNNILAQQSKLAAMGEMIGNIAHQWRQPLSLITTTASGIKLNYEIGALDKEKVDNYTSKIINSAYYLSDTIDDFKDFFKPNKNKKYFKISNAFERTFTLLNSQFINNNISFIKNIEDIEIYGFENELIQVLINILNNAKDELINKKDQKLFIFIDVFFKDNNVCICIKDNAGGIEDSVINRIFEPYFTTKHQSQGTGIGLYMSEEIVSKHMKGKLSVQNVDFEYEHINYKGAEFKIVINKNEKKDQKLEDI, from the coding sequence ATGCAGAATAAAATTTCTTATAAATTAATATTTTTAATATTTTTGATTAGTTTAGTTGTAACTTCTATATCAGTATATATTCAAATAAAAAAACAATATGAAAACCAACTTAATAGTTTTGAAAAAAGCTTAAATAGTATAGAGAAAAATCAAGTTCCAATACTATCCCAATCTTTATGGAATATAGATGATCTTGCAGTTAATATTTTTTTAAAAAATCTTGTAAACAATGAAAAAGTTATCTATGCCGAGATTATTGAAAATGATGAAAAGACAATTAGTGTAGGTAAAATAAAAAAGATTAATATTATAAAAAAAGAGTTTGAAATAGAAAAAGTTATTGATTCTAAAATACATAAAATTGGGGAATTAATTGTAATAGCTGATTTAGCTCCTATGTACAAAGAGTTAAAAAGTAATGTAATTAGTATAATTTTTACAGAAATTATAAAAATGCTTTTAATATCACTATCAATTATATTTTTTATGAAAAAACTATTGACTAACCCACTTGAAAAAATGGCATTGTATGCAAATCAACTCTCTTTAGAAAATTTACATAAACCTTTAAAAATCAATAATACTACAAAGGCTAAATTTAATGAATTAAATATACTAACAGAATCTATAAATACTATGAGAGTAAATTTAATTAAGCAAATTAATCAAAGTGAAGAAAAAAACAATATATTAGCTCAACAATCAAAACTAGCTGCTATGGGTGAAATGATTGGTAATATTGCTCACCAATGGAGACAACCTCTTTCTTTAATTACAACAACAGCAAGTGGTATAAAACTAAACTATGAGATAGGAGCATTAGATAAAGAGAAAGTAGATAATTACACAAGTAAGATTATAAACTCTGCATATTATCTTTCTGATACCATTGATGACTTTAAAGATTTTTTTAAACCTAATAAAAATAAAAAATATTTTAAAATTTCGAATGCTTTTGAAAGAACATTTACACTTTTAAATTCACAGTTTATAAATAACAATATAAGTTTTATAAAAAATATTGAAGATATTGAGATATATGGATTTGAAAATGAACTTATTCAAGTATTGATAAATATTTTAAATAATGCAAAAGATGAACTAATAAATAAAAAAGATCAAAAACTTTTTATATTTATAGATGTTTTTTTTAAAGATAACAATGTCTGTATTTGTATCAAAGATAATGCAGGTGGTATAGAGGATAGTGTAATAAATAGAATTTTTGAACCGTATTTTACTACTAAACATCAATCACAAGGTACAGGAATTGGTCTATATATGTCAGAAGAAATAGTTTCAAAACATATGAAAGGCAAATTAAGTGTCCAAAATGTTGATTTTGAATATGAGCATATAAATTATAAAGGTGCAGAGTTTAAAATAGTTATAAATAAAAATGAAAAAAAAGATCAAAAACTTGAAGATATTTAA